A single Pantoea rwandensis DNA region contains:
- the rfbB gene encoding dTDP-glucose 4,6-dehydratase produces MKQFLITGGAGFIGSALVRFLIEQTDHQVVVVDKLSYAGNLASLASVQNDARYAFEQVDICDRAELDRVMAQYQPDCIMHLAAESHVDRSIDGPIAFVETNIVGTYQLLEAARHYWNGMVDERKKGFIFHHISTDEVFGDLHGSDDFFTETTPYAPSSPYSATKASSDHLVRAWLRTYGLPIIVTNCSNNYGPCHFPEKLIPLTIINALAGKPLPVYGNGSQIRDWLYVEDHARALYCVVSSGKVGETYNIGGHNERRNIEVVETLCDLLDELAPQQRAAHLACYRDLITFVTDRPGHDLRYAIDASKIARDLGWTPQETFESGIRKTVQWYLANPQWWQAILNGSYRGERLGLATPH; encoded by the coding sequence ATGAAACAATTCCTCATCACGGGTGGTGCTGGCTTTATTGGTTCCGCACTGGTGCGCTTCCTGATTGAGCAAACAGACCATCAGGTGGTGGTGGTGGATAAACTCAGCTACGCTGGCAACTTAGCCTCTTTGGCTTCAGTACAGAATGATGCGCGCTATGCCTTTGAGCAGGTGGATATTTGCGACAGAGCCGAACTGGACCGCGTCATGGCCCAGTATCAACCGGATTGCATTATGCATCTGGCCGCAGAAAGCCATGTGGACCGTTCGATCGATGGGCCAATTGCGTTTGTCGAAACCAACATTGTGGGCACCTATCAGCTACTGGAAGCGGCTCGCCACTACTGGAATGGCATGGTGGATGAGCGTAAAAAAGGCTTCATCTTCCATCATATTTCCACTGACGAAGTGTTTGGCGATCTGCATGGCAGTGATGATTTCTTCACTGAAACCACGCCTTATGCGCCCAGCAGCCCTTATTCAGCGACGAAAGCCAGCAGCGATCATCTAGTGCGGGCCTGGTTACGCACCTACGGCTTGCCAATTATTGTCACCAACTGTTCGAATAATTATGGCCCGTGCCACTTCCCGGAAAAACTGATTCCGCTCACCATCATTAATGCTTTAGCCGGAAAACCGCTGCCGGTGTATGGCAATGGCAGTCAGATCCGCGATTGGCTGTATGTCGAAGACCACGCCAGAGCGCTTTACTGCGTGGTGAGCAGCGGCAAAGTCGGCGAAACCTATAATATTGGTGGTCACAACGAACGCCGTAATATTGAGGTGGTGGAAACCCTGTGTGATCTGCTGGACGAACTCGCACCGCAGCAGCGCGCGGCGCACCTCGCGTGCTATCGTGATCTGATTACCTTTGTCACCGATCGTCCCGGTCACGATCTGCGTTACGCCATTGACGCCAGCAAAATTGCGCGTGATTTAGGCTGGACGCCTCAGGAAACTTTCGAAAGTGGCATTCGCAAGACCGTGCAGTGGTATCTGGCAAATCCACAATGGTGGCAGGCGATTCTCAACGGCAGCTATCGTGGCGAGCGGTTGGGTTTAGCTACGCCGCACTGA
- the wecC gene encoding UDP-N-acetyl-D-mannosamine dehydrogenase has protein sequence MRFETISVIGLGYIGLPTAAVFASKGKKVIGVDINVRAVETINRGDIHIVEPELGDVVRNAVQAGHLRATTQAEAADAFLIAVPTPFIGDHQPDLSYVQAAALSIAPVLKIGDLVILESTSPVGATEQMATWLAEARPDLRFPQHSDDCDVFIAYCPERVLPGKVMVELLENDRVIGGMTPACSARASELYRIFLRGECVETNARTAEMCKLTENSFRDVNIAFANELSLICAEQKINVWELIALANRHPRVNILQPGPGVGGHCIAVDPWFIVAQNPELARLIRTAREVNDAKPTWVLDQVKQQLADCLTVSGKRASEVTIACFGLAFKPNIDDLRESPAMAVAHLIAEWHSGSTLVVEPHVAEIPARLANEATLVSTEDALQQADIIVMLVDHTPFRTIDASQITQPWIIDTKGVWR, from the coding sequence ATGCGTTTTGAAACCATTTCCGTTATCGGACTGGGCTACATTGGGCTGCCAACGGCAGCTGTTTTTGCCTCAAAGGGAAAAAAAGTGATCGGCGTGGATATCAATGTTCGCGCAGTCGAGACCATTAATCGCGGCGATATTCACATTGTTGAGCCGGAGCTGGGTGACGTGGTGCGCAACGCCGTTCAGGCAGGACATCTGCGCGCCACCACGCAAGCCGAAGCCGCGGATGCCTTCTTAATCGCCGTACCCACGCCGTTTATCGGCGATCATCAGCCGGATCTGAGCTACGTACAGGCGGCAGCATTGTCGATTGCACCGGTATTGAAAATCGGCGATTTGGTGATTCTTGAATCGACCTCACCGGTTGGCGCTACCGAGCAGATGGCCACCTGGCTGGCGGAGGCGCGTCCTGACCTGCGTTTCCCGCAGCACAGTGATGACTGTGACGTGTTTATCGCTTACTGCCCGGAGCGCGTACTGCCCGGCAAAGTGATGGTAGAACTGCTGGAAAATGACCGTGTGATTGGCGGCATGACGCCTGCGTGCTCAGCACGGGCCAGCGAACTGTATCGCATCTTCCTGCGCGGCGAATGTGTGGAAACCAACGCGCGTACTGCCGAGATGTGCAAACTCACGGAGAACAGCTTCCGCGATGTGAATATTGCGTTTGCCAATGAGCTATCGCTGATCTGTGCGGAGCAGAAGATCAACGTGTGGGAGTTGATTGCGCTGGCGAACCGCCATCCGCGCGTCAACATTCTGCAGCCCGGGCCGGGCGTCGGTGGGCACTGTATCGCTGTCGATCCCTGGTTTATCGTGGCGCAAAATCCGGAGCTGGCGCGGCTGATTCGCACCGCGCGGGAAGTGAATGATGCGAAACCGACGTGGGTGTTAGATCAGGTCAAACAGCAGTTGGCAGATTGCCTGACTGTCAGCGGAAAACGTGCTTCTGAGGTGACGATTGCCTGCTTCGGCCTGGCGTTTAAACCGAACATCGATGATTTACGTGAAAGCCCGGCGATGGCGGTGGCACACCTGATTGCCGAGTGGCACAGCGGCAGCACGCTGGTGGTTGAACCGCATGTGGCAGAAATTCCTGCGCGACTGGCAAATGAAGCAACACTGGTTTCCACTGAGGATGCGTTGCAGCAGGCGGATATCATCGTGATGCTGGTGGATCACACGCCGTTCCGCACGATCGATGCCAGCCAGATTACGCAGCCGTGGATTATCGATACTAAAGGTGTCTGGCGATGA
- the wecB gene encoding non-hydrolyzing UDP-N-acetylglucosamine 2-epimerase → MKVLTVFGTRPEAIKMAPLVQALAQDPSFESRLCVTAQHREMLDQVLRLFKLQPDYDLNIMRPEQGLTEITSRILQGMKTVLADFQPDVVLVHGDTTTTFAASLAAFYHQIPVGHVEAGLRTGNLMSPWPEEANRTLTGHLASYHFTPTESSRQNLLRENLPDDCIVVTGNTVIDALLWVRDRVLDDGDLNARLAARYPFLDADKKLILVTGHRRESFGGGFERICSALAQIARQHPQAQIVYPVHLNPNVSEPVNRILSGIENIILIEPQEYLPFVWLMNRSWLILTDSGGIQEEAPSLGKPVLVMRDTTERPEAVDAGTVKLVGTDINRIVEEVGLLLQDEEAWQRMSRAHNPYGDGQACARILQALKQHRV, encoded by the coding sequence GTGAAAGTTCTGACCGTATTTGGCACGCGTCCTGAGGCGATCAAAATGGCCCCGCTGGTGCAGGCATTGGCGCAGGACCCGTCGTTTGAATCACGCCTGTGCGTGACCGCGCAACACCGTGAAATGCTCGATCAGGTGCTGCGGCTGTTCAAGCTGCAGCCCGATTACGATCTCAATATTATGCGCCCGGAGCAGGGGCTGACGGAGATCACCAGCCGCATTTTGCAAGGAATGAAAACGGTGCTCGCCGATTTCCAACCCGATGTGGTGCTGGTGCACGGCGATACCACCACCACCTTTGCCGCGAGCTTAGCCGCCTTTTATCATCAGATCCCTGTGGGGCACGTCGAAGCAGGACTGCGTACGGGCAACCTGATGTCGCCCTGGCCGGAAGAGGCTAACCGCACCTTAACCGGTCATCTGGCGAGCTACCATTTCACTCCAACCGAGAGTTCGCGGCAGAATCTGCTGCGTGAAAATTTGCCGGATGACTGTATCGTTGTTACCGGCAATACGGTGATTGATGCGCTGCTATGGGTGCGCGATCGGGTGCTGGATGATGGCGACCTGAATGCGCGTCTGGCAGCGCGTTATCCGTTCCTTGATGCAGATAAAAAACTGATTCTGGTCACCGGCCATCGTCGTGAAAGCTTTGGCGGCGGTTTCGAACGCATTTGCAGCGCGCTGGCGCAGATTGCACGTCAGCATCCGCAGGCGCAAATCGTCTATCCGGTGCACCTCAATCCCAACGTCAGCGAGCCGGTCAATCGTATCCTGAGTGGGATCGAGAATATCATTTTGATTGAGCCACAGGAGTATTTGCCGTTTGTCTGGCTGATGAACCGTTCCTGGCTGATCCTCACCGATTCCGGAGGCATTCAGGAAGAAGCGCCATCGTTGGGTAAACCTGTTCTGGTCATGCGTGATACTACTGAGCGTCCGGAAGCGGTGGATGCGGGCACCGTAAAACTGGTCGGTACCGATATCAACCGGATTGTCGAAGAAGTCGGCCTGCTGCTGCAGGACGAGGAAGCCTGGCAGAGGATGAGTCGCGCGCACAATCCGTATGGCGATGGACAAGCCTGCGCGCGCATCCTGCAGGCATTGAAACAACACAGAGTATAA